The following are encoded in a window of Chionomys nivalis chromosome X, mChiNiv1.1, whole genome shotgun sequence genomic DNA:
- the Spry3 gene encoding protein sprouty homolog 3 encodes MCFEVHITTRAFFLITISATPTPNHLELKNLGKMDATAIDEFQQILPIEQLRSTHASNDYVERPPAPCKQALSSPSLIVQTHKSDWSLATMPTALPRSISQCHQLQPLPQHLSQSSIASSMSQSTTASDQRLLASVTPSPSGQSIIRTQPGARAHPKVDGALKGEAELSVGHPSDHLFICEECGRCKCVPCTAVRPLPSCWMCNQRCLCSAESLLDYGTCLCCVKGLFYHCSTDDEDNCADEPCSCGPSSCFIRWAAMSLISLFLPCLCCYLPTRGCLHLCQQGYDSLRRPGCRCKRHTNTVCRKISSGSAPFPKAQEKSV; translated from the coding sequence ATGTGCTTTGAGGTCCATATAACTAcaagggctttttttttaatcaccataAGTGCCACCCCGACCCCAAATCACTTAGAGCTCAAAAATCTAGGCAAAATGGATGCCACAGCTATAGATGAGTTCCAACAAATTCTGCCTATTGAACAGCTGCGCTCTACTCATGCTAGCAATGATTATGTGGAACGGCCTCCAGCACCCTGTAAACAGGCTCTTTCCAGCCCTTCCCTTATTGTGCAAACCCACAAGTCTGATTGGTCCCTGGCTACCATGCCTACTGCTCTCCCACGCAGTATCAGCCAGTGCCATCAGCTGCAgcccctgcctcagcatctgaGCCAATCTAGCATTGCCAGCTCAATGTCCCAAAGCACCACTGCCTCTGATCAAAGGCTCTTGGCCAGCGTTACGCCCTCTCCTTCAGGCCAGTCCATCATCAGAACCCAGCCTGGAGCAAGGGCCCACCCAAAGGTCGATGGTGCTCTGAAGGGAGAAGCTGAGCTATCTGTAGGGCATCCCAGCGATCACCTCTTTATCTGCGAGGAGTGCGGGCGCTGCAAGTGTGTCCCATGCACAGCGGTTCGCCCTCTTCCCTCCTGCTGGATGTGCAACCAGCGTTGCCTTTGCTCTGCTGAGAGCCTCCTTGATTATGGCACTTGCCTCTGCTGTGTCAAGGGCCTCTTCTACCACTGCTCCACTGATGATGAAGACAACTGCGCTGATGAGCCCTGCTCCTGTGGGCCTAGCTCTTGCTTCATTCGTTGGGCAGCCATGAGTCTAATCTCCCTCTTCTTACCCTGCCTGTGCTGCTACCTGCCTACCCGTGGATGCCTCCATCTGTGCCAGCAGGGCTATGATAGCCTCCGGCGACCCGGCTGCCGCTGTAAGAGGCACACCAACACTGTGTGCAGAAAAATCTCTTCTGGTAGTGCACCTTTCCCTAAGGCCCAGGAGAAGTCTGTATGA